A single genomic interval of Dysidea avara chromosome 6, odDysAvar1.4, whole genome shotgun sequence harbors:
- the LOC136259370 gene encoding uncharacterized protein, translating to MRIVVFLLMSLAAIFLTDAVEVADEDINSPLVSFLLAKLQQLESKIMVRPNIRTTRQTTQKPTKPPVVADNKQCNCQPDVVTYVRWGNSTCPYGADTIYSGVAAGSWFDHYGAAVDTLCLPPNPQYLKSQPGYQNWVQLVGTEYHTGDTPLDHGHDRNVPCALCQAYGRTNKIMIPSRYECPPGWNTEYYGYLMAGYHGHKAATQFTCIDKSLEMIPGSGGNTNGHLFYTVEAHCNHFIPCSDKELTCVVCTK from the coding sequence ATGAGAATTGTAGTCTTTCTTCTGATGTCTCTTGCTGCTATCTTCCTCACTGATGCTGTGGAGGTCGCTGATGAAGATATCAATTCTCCACTAGTCTCTTTCCTGCTTGCTAAACTACAACAATTGGAATCAAAGATCATGGTTAGACCAAATATCAGGACTACTAGACAGACTACACAAAAGCCTACTAAACCACCTGTTGTTGCTGATAACAAACAGTGTAACTGTCAACCTGATGTAGTCACCTATGTTAGATGGGGTAATTCTACTTGTCCCTATGGAGCAGATACCATCTACTCTGGGGTTGCAGCTGGATCATGGTTTGACCACTATGGGGCTGCAGTTGATACACTGTGTCTACCTCCCAACCCACAATATTTGAAGTCTCAACCAGGTTATCAGAATTGGGTGCAACTAGTTGGAACTGAATATCACACAGGAGATACTCCACTTGACCATGGTCATGACCGCAATGTTCCATGTGCACTCTGCCAGGCTTATGGACGTACTAACAAGATAATGATTCCTTCTCGTTATGAGTGTCCTCCAGGATGGAATACTGAGTACTATGGCTATCTTATGGCTGGATATCATGGGCACAAAGCAGCTACACAATTTACCTGCATAGACAAAAGTTTAGAGATGATACCAGGTAGTGGAGGCAACACTAATGGACATCTCTTCTACACAGTTGAAGCACATTGCAATCACTTCATTCCTTGCAGTGATAAAGAACTcacttgtgtagtgtgtaccaagTAA